The Canis aureus isolate CA01 chromosome 22, VMU_Caureus_v.1.0, whole genome shotgun sequence genome has a window encoding:
- the LOC144293632 gene encoding uncharacterized protein LOC144293632 has translation MAWPVPSLASREPLFGAAELPGLQSHARNPAASAGSPVPLSSGLWPVLGAKSGSRPTSPGSCSTTCYTVLPACRGRATTDPTARPTAGPVAGPDADPVADPIVDPVARQPTCSLPPRVLFSHDKANHRRPRTLGASLEPVAHWVLWDEAIILNV, from the exons ATGGCATGGCCCGTCCCATCACTTGCGTCCAGAGAGCCTCTCTTCGGGGCAGCTGAGCTCCCAGGGCTGCAGAGCCACGCGCGCAATCCCGCTGCTTCTGCGGGGAGTCCTGTCCCCCTCTCCTCGGGCCTATGGCCCGTCCTTGGTGCAAAGTCTGGCTCAAGACCCACTTCTCCCGGCAGTTGTTCTACCACCTGCTACACAGTGCTGCCAGCCTGCCGGGGACGGGCCACCACTGACCCCACCGCTCGCCCCACTGCTGGCCCTGTCGCTGGCCCCGATGCTGACCCCGTTGCTGACCCCATCGTGGACCCCGTCGCCCGCCAGCCCACCTGCTCCTTACCTCCCCGTGTCCTGTTTTCCCACGACAAGGCGAATCACCGAAGGCCGAGGACCCTGGGCGCCAGCCTGGAACCCGTCGCTCACTGGGTGCTATG GGATGAAGCCATCATTTTGAATGTGTAG